The sequence below is a genomic window from Syntrophales bacterium.
GTCATTAATAACAATATAATCATACCAGACAATTTCTTTTATTTCATCCATTGCTTTTTTCAAACGGGTACTCATTATATCATCTTTTTCAGACCCTCTCTTTTCCAACCTTTCCTTCAAGACATCAATTGAAGGGGGAAGAACAAACACAAAGATACCCCCGGGGTAATTTTCCTTCAATTCCCTTGCACCTCGTGGATCGACGTCCAATATGAGATCATATCCCTTTTCTAAAAAATCTTTCATTGTTTTTCCGGATGTCCCGTACATGTACCCGTAGTTTTCGGCCCACTCAGCAAATTCCCCTTCTGCTATCCGCTTCTTGAACTCAAAATCGGAAATAAAGTAATAATCTTTGCCATCCTCTTCCTTAGGGCGAGGAGGTCTGGTGGTGTAAGATACTGAAAACCGCATATTCGGCAACATTTTCAAAACTTCTTTGCAGATTGAAGTCTTACCTGCACCGGAAGGAGCAGAAACTACAATAAACAATCCTGATGTTTTCGTCAAAAGTTCCATAATAAATCCGAAAAGTTTGCACTGAAGATATCTAACAGTTAAAAGTATACTGCTTTTAATTGGTTACTTATTTTAAAATAGTTTTGCCTTATTCTCGCTGACGGATCAAGTTTCCTCTTTATTTTAATGAGTTTACTGTATGCATCTTCAAGGTCGTTTTCGATTTTTGAGGTATCTTCACCTTTATTTCCCAATCTTCTTTTTTCTATACCCAACTCATTAAATATCTCAACTAATCTTACATAATCTTTTTTTAACAATTTCCTTTTAAGCTTATTCATTCCCGGCCGTTCCTTTATGTTAGAGTGTCTTGAAAGTATAATTCTTCGCTGCTCAAAACATTTTTTCGACAATTCTAAATCTCGCTCCACTACAAATCCAAAACTCGCTCTTCGAGCTCAAACAGTTGGATTTGCGGTCGTTTTGCTGCGATTTGAATCGTTACCGAAAAAATCTTGATTCGCCTCTCAGAATCATACTTCCCAATCTCTATTCTACAGAACACTGACCGCTTACTTTTATTGTCCCATTACACGGACAAACAAGTTTGTCCATGCCACCCAGCAATATTTCTTTGTGCCTTTGTAACTATGTGCCTCTGTGCCTCAAGCTGTCGGTTTTAGCCGATAGCGGTTATTTCATTCAATATTCATTGTCTGTTCTCTTAATCTGGAAATTTCGTTTTTGATTTCTATTACATTATAAGATATTTCTGCATCAGGGCTCTTGGACCCTATGGTATTTACTTCTCTGTTCATCTCTTGGAGCAGAAAATCTATTTTTCTTCCCACAGCACCACTACTCTCCAGCATTTCATAGAATTGACCGATATGACTTTCAAAACGCACAACTTCCTCAGTAATGTCACTCTTTTCAGCCATTATTGCAACTTCTTGACACAACCTTGTCTCGTCAATTTCCATACCATCTGTTAATTCCTTCACCCTGTCTGAAAGTCTCTTTTTATACTCGAGCAGAACCATGGGTGTCCTTAATTTTACAGAACTGATACTTTTCTTGACAGTGTCAAGCCGTGACAGAAAATCTCTGTAAATGGCTTCCCCTTCCTTCCCTCTCATTTCAATAAGTGCTTCAATAGAATGATTAAGAGTTTTCTCAAGTTCTTCCCAGACGGCCTCCATATCCATTTCGATTTCTGAAGGAACAATGCCACCCTTAAGCCCGGTAATCATATCCAAAGATATTTCTCCTTTAAGTCCGAGCTCTTCTTTTAAATCAATTAACAAAGAATGGTAATTACGAATGAGAGGAAGATTCAGCTCAAACTTTCCTTCATATTCCAGGTTCAAACCACTGGAATTGAGCTGAACATTCACCTCGACCCGTCCCCTGAACAATTTTTCACTTATCTTCTTTTTTATCTCCACCTCCAATGGGAAAAGTATACCCGGAAGACGAAACAATATCTCCATATTACGATGGTTGAGAGACCTTATCTCAACAACCAGTTTTTTACCTTCCAGAGCGGATTCCGCCCTGCCGTAGCCAGTCATACTTCTTATCATTTAAATTTTTTCTCCTGTTAGTTCATCTTTCCAGTTTCAATTGAGCAAGATATTTTTCCCTTATCCTGTTGAACATTTCCATGATGTTTTTTTCAGCGTAATCGGGGTAAGTCCATTCGAGCGGCTGAAAGGTTTTATTCCTGTAAATCAACGTCAAATCGGCATATATGCCATTCCCCAGATAGGGGCGGTGAGCATAATTCTTCCCTGTTGCGAGTATCAAATTATGCTTGGATATATAGCCCGGATCTATATTTGTTCTCCTTTTATCGTTGCTCGAATATTTCTCTTCAAGACTGTTGGTAAAAATCTTGATTCCCGGCAGGGATTCAGGTCTTACCAGATTTTCAAACGAAACGAATCTCCTGACCAGGGATTGCCCCATCTCCTTCGTATAATAGTCGGTATAGTCAAAAAGTATAAACTCACTTATAAAGTCAGTTCTTCCATATTTTTCCGACAGCTCTCCCAGTATCTCCCCCAGCAGCTCTCTGTCTGTAGAAAACATACTCGATATCAGCTTTGCCGGCTCCGGACTCTTAAGCTTGCTCATAACATTTTTCTGAGTTCTTCCTGTGAAACAGTAGCAGTTCCCACCTTACCCACCACAATCCCGGCAGCGTGATTTGCAAGCACTGCGGCCTCTTTAAATGTTGCCCCGGCAGCCATACAGAGAGCAAAGACACCTATTACCGTATCCCCCGCACCGGTCACATCAAAGACCTCCCTGGCAACAGTTGGAATATGAGTAATGCCTCCTCCATCTTCAAAAAGGCTCATCCCCTCCTCACCCTTTGTAATAAGAACGGCTTTGAAACCAAACCTTTCGAGAAGAGATTCTCCGTTTTTAATAAGATCATCCTCGCAGGTAATCTCCATGCCGAGAGCACGACCGGCCTCATGATGATTGGGCGTTATTACATCAAACCCCTGGTAGAGGGAAAAATCATTCTGTTTCGGGTCAATACAAACGATAATATCCCTTCCGGCTGTCACCTCTCGGATTCCTTGTAGCAGTCTTTCCGAGATGATCCCTTTGCTGTAATCTGAAATAACAACCGCACCCAGGTCATCCCTTATACTTTCAATATATTCTAACATCTTTTCAATGCTACTCAAACTTACAGAATCCTTGTTTTCCCTGTCAAATCTTACCACCTGCTGGCTCTGTGCTATAATTCTTGTTTTTACAGTGGTGGGACGACTCTGTTCCACTATGACACCAGTCGTATCAATATTCATCTCTTCGAAATTGCGTATCAATAAATCCCCCATATCATCGGAGCCTATAATACCTGTTACGTTGACCTTCCCTCCTACGGAAAATATATTATTCATAACATTGGCCGAGCCACCAAGGAGAAAATTT
It includes:
- the gmk gene encoding guanylate kinase — translated: MELLTKTSGLFIVVSAPSGAGKTSICKEVLKMLPNMRFSVSYTTRPPRPKEEDGKDYYFISDFEFKKRIAEGEFAEWAENYGYMYGTSGKTMKDFLEKGYDLILDVDPRGARELKENYPGGIFVFVLPPSIDVLKERLEKRGSEKDDIMSTRLKKAMDEIKEIVWYDYIVINDSLKSAIDNLRSIYVAEKSRRERLTEVIKDFL
- a CDS encoding YicC/YloC family endoribonuclease; this translates as MIRSMTGYGRAESALEGKKLVVEIRSLNHRNMEILFRLPGILFPLEVEIKKKISEKLFRGRVEVNVQLNSSGLNLEYEGKFELNLPLIRNYHSLLIDLKEELGLKGEISLDMITGLKGGIVPSEIEMDMEAVWEELEKTLNHSIEALIEMRGKEGEAIYRDFLSRLDTVKKSISSVKLRTPMVLLEYKKRLSDRVKELTDGMEIDETRLCQEVAIMAEKSDITEEVVRFESHIGQFYEMLESSGAVGRKIDFLLQEMNREVNTIGSKSPDAEISYNVIEIKNEISRLREQTMNIE
- a CDS encoding DUF4416 family protein, with the protein product MSKLKSPEPAKLISSMFSTDRELLGEILGELSEKYGRTDFISEFILFDYTDYYTKEMGQSLVRRFVSFENLVRPESLPGIKIFTNSLEEKYSSNDKRRTNIDPGYISKHNLILATGKNYAHRPYLGNGIYADLTLIYRNKTFQPLEWTYPDYAEKNIMEMFNRIREKYLAQLKLER
- the rfaE1 gene encoding D-glycero-beta-D-manno-heptose-7-phosphate kinase; the protein is MVKKLVSKKRLLEIIDKFSRSKVLVVGDLMVDQFIWGRVSRISPEAPVPVVEVTSENFLLGGSANVMNNIFSVGGKVNVTGIIGSDDMGDLLIRNFEEMNIDTTGVIVEQSRPTTVKTRIIAQSQQVVRFDRENKDSVSLSSIEKMLEYIESIRDDLGAVVISDYSKGIISERLLQGIREVTAGRDIIVCIDPKQNDFSLYQGFDVITPNHHEAGRALGMEITCEDDLIKNGESLLERFGFKAVLITKGEEGMSLFEDGGGITHIPTVAREVFDVTGAGDTVIGVFALCMAAGATFKEAAVLANHAAGIVVGKVGTATVSQEELRKML